The proteins below are encoded in one region of Sulfolobus sp. A20:
- a CDS encoding AAA family ATPase: MKIGIKSIGPIKEANIDFHDKVVIVGGNSTGKTFISILVYFLLTLPSMLSGPLKYKLELPAIEVNNEVSLEVPVSFKELIEENKDIISKRTGEGLKSVFGVNIKELIRFQDNESVIKSDKIKIVLHGDDVDVETKIDERANFNVTVVKISAGFQTCSSTSGPEGKIVVITGDRVEECLENSLAYHSLVKFLMEPSYYPVAFLSTERIASAFYLPNLNKLILPPVSASLGKPLIADFLKYIIPGVKFELFGHEVEVSKDFSIRVSKEEREVNPSLVSTGIYQLIPVELALRNPILRTVIIEEPEINLHVDAQIEVAKRLANENTKKLFITTHSEWIPMFIAKVGKTEGLRIYEIVEGVLEERKVDEEGFVETFKTIFPKANKGIEELFQEVSKVSEIK; the protein is encoded by the coding sequence ATGAAGATAGGGATTAAAAGCATCGGTCCCATTAAAGAGGCAAATATTGATTTTCATGATAAGGTTGTAATAGTTGGGGGTAATTCCACTGGCAAGACTTTTATCTCAATCTTAGTGTACTTTCTCCTAACTCTGCCAAGTATGTTGAGTGGACCACTAAAGTACAAGTTAGAACTCCCAGCTATTGAGGTAAACAATGAGGTCTCTCTAGAGGTTCCAGTGAGTTTTAAGGAGTTAATTGAGGAGAACAAGGATATAATATCTAAAAGAACCGGGGAAGGGTTAAAGTCTGTATTTGGTGTAAACATTAAAGAATTAATAAGGTTTCAAGATAACGAAAGCGTAATCAAGAGCGATAAGATTAAGATTGTCTTGCATGGAGACGACGTTGACGTGGAAACTAAAATAGATGAGAGAGCAAACTTTAACGTAACAGTTGTGAAGATCTCTGCTGGATTTCAAACTTGTAGTAGTACAAGTGGTCCAGAGGGCAAAATAGTGGTTATTACTGGGGATAGAGTAGAGGAGTGCCTTGAAAACTCATTAGCGTATCATTCCTTAGTGAAGTTCCTTATGGAGCCCTCTTATTACCCTGTGGCATTTTTAAGTACTGAAAGGATAGCCTCAGCGTTCTATTTACCTAACTTAAATAAGCTAATTTTGCCCCCGGTTTCCGCGAGCTTAGGTAAACCCTTAATCGCTGATTTCTTAAAATATATAATTCCTGGCGTTAAGTTTGAGCTATTCGGTCATGAAGTGGAGGTAAGCAAGGACTTCTCAATTAGGGTGTCTAAGGAGGAGAGAGAAGTTAACCCTTCGTTAGTATCTACTGGAATATACCAGTTGATCCCAGTCGAGTTAGCTCTGAGGAACCCTATACTTAGGACTGTCATAATAGAGGAACCTGAAATAAACTTACATGTTGACGCACAAATTGAAGTGGCAAAAAGGTTGGCTAATGAAAATACTAAGAAGCTGTTTATAACCACTCATAGTGAGTGGATCCCAATGTTTATAGCTAAGGTGGGTAAGACTGAAGGTCTAAGGATTTATGAGATTGTTGAAGGTGTACTGGAAGAGAGAAAGGTAGACGAGGAAGGCTTTGTGGAGACCTTCAAGACGATCTTCCCTAAGGCAAATAAAGGAATAGAGGAGTTATTCCAAGAGGTGAGTAAGGTAAGTGAAATTAAATGA
- a CDS encoding ATP-binding protein has protein sequence MDSEKLKGVILDQKESMEELLTRERIIKRDTPFDLSNYLNHPNIIAVLGVRRCGKSVFSYTLLREILSTFAYINFDDYRLIEFSTSDFENLLKGFYELYGDFNYILLDEVQNVNGWERFVSSLRVNKTVILTGSNSKLLSGELATSLTGRHVDLVLFPFSFKEFLRYKGKETHDIFSIKSKSSLKRELEEYLTVGGFPETVVMGKRVLSSIINDIISKDIIFRYKVAEVNKFKTFAYSIIKYYSSEISVRRMAKMLNISTATLEKWLNGLRESYLVFMLERFSRSPKPLNSEKKVYVVDTGIINNFTVERSVSKLMENVVAIHLLRKNQLEGVSYLKEQEYEVDFVDSVNRRLVQVSYASGRDEIKEREIKGLLKGSEVTGYNDLILVSWDYEEELVVEGDKRVKVVPLWKFLLLY, from the coding sequence ATGGATAGTGAAAAGCTGAAGGGCGTAATACTAGACCAAAAGGAGAGTATGGAAGAACTGTTAACAAGGGAGAGGATAATAAAGAGAGACACACCGTTTGACCTATCTAACTATTTAAACCACCCAAACATAATAGCAGTGTTGGGAGTGAGAAGGTGTGGCAAGTCTGTATTCTCCTACACGCTTTTAAGGGAAATTTTAAGTACTTTCGCATACATCAACTTTGACGATTATAGGCTAATAGAGTTCTCAACAAGTGATTTTGAAAACTTGCTAAAGGGGTTCTACGAGCTCTACGGGGACTTTAACTACATTTTACTAGACGAAGTACAGAACGTTAACGGATGGGAACGCTTCGTCAGTTCGCTTAGAGTAAATAAGACTGTAATCTTAACTGGTAGCAACTCAAAACTACTCTCTGGAGAGTTAGCTACTTCACTAACTGGTAGGCATGTGGATTTAGTCCTTTTCCCATTCTCATTTAAGGAGTTCTTAAGGTATAAAGGAAAAGAGACTCATGACATTTTCTCGATCAAGTCTAAGAGCTCACTAAAGAGGGAACTAGAAGAGTACCTCACTGTCGGTGGATTTCCAGAGACTGTTGTAATGGGCAAGCGAGTACTCAGCTCTATAATAAATGACATAATAAGCAAGGACATAATCTTTAGATACAAGGTGGCAGAGGTTAACAAGTTCAAGACCTTTGCCTATAGTATAATAAAATATTACAGTAGCGAGATAAGCGTGAGGAGGATGGCGAAGATGCTTAACATAAGTACAGCAACGTTAGAGAAATGGTTAAACGGTTTGAGAGAGTCCTACTTAGTCTTTATGCTAGAGAGGTTTAGTAGGAGCCCTAAGCCTCTGAATTCAGAGAAGAAAGTGTACGTAGTAGACACTGGGATAATTAACAACTTTACTGTAGAGAGGTCTGTCTCTAAACTAATGGAAAACGTTGTGGCTATACATCTGCTTAGGAAGAACCAGCTTGAGGGTGTAAGCTATCTGAAGGAACAAGAATACGAGGTGGACTTTGTGGACAGTGTAAATAGGAGGTTGGTACAGGTGAGTTATGCCTCTGGGAGAGATGAGATTAAGGAAAGGGAGATAAAAGGGTTGTTAAAGGGTAGTGAGGTCACGGGATATAATGACTTAATCTTAGTAAGCTGGGACTACGAGGAAGAGTTAGTTGTAGAGGGAGACAAGAGGGTAAAGGTTGTACCGTTATGGAAGTTCTTGTTACTATATTGA
- a CDS encoding helix-turn-helix domain-containing protein, with protein MSEDVKKLLEMMKNPALSNSLRLGILISLYVLKRTSFSSLQKSLGVPKSSLHASLQVLEESGLIRVRKLPTPLGPRTFIELTDEGNRVIKEYMSIIKKIE; from the coding sequence ATGAGTGAAGACGTAAAGAAGTTACTGGAGATGATGAAGAACCCTGCCCTATCAAACTCTTTAAGGCTAGGCATTTTAATATCCTTATACGTTCTAAAGCGGACTTCTTTCTCTAGCTTACAGAAGTCCTTAGGAGTTCCCAAGAGCTCCTTACATGCGAGTTTACAAGTTTTAGAGGAGAGCGGTTTGATAAGAGTAAGGAAATTGCCTACGCCTCTAGGTCCTAGGACATTCATAGAGTTAACCGACGAGGGGAATAGGGTAATTAAAGAGTACATGAGTATCATAAAGAAAATAGAATGA
- a CDS encoding DUF3800 domain-containing protein — translation MLVCFIDESGKPTIKEDSPFIVTSTIVWEDATITECRNRFADIKIKYGLDPDLEVHAKDLFHPSSSNPFGKLEREQVREFILDMAKEISGMNLKIISVIVEKELTKLNKKSVVRRAEKDILKKAYELLFERIFKFADKNRHNDWILIVHDIIDVMDEKEMSRGQRELIELLNDELNHGIYIKDMPAKTRVFTPILFTSSKMDCLQISDFVGYILRKHYFGNDNEFKRIADEAFKILLKAFDSKRQVLDYKENPEELVLGYGIKRWKFYISKYG, via the coding sequence GTGCTGGTATGCTTTATTGATGAGAGCGGTAAGCCTACTATCAAGGAAGACAGCCCTTTTATAGTTACCTCGACTATTGTATGGGAAGATGCTACTATAACTGAGTGTAGAAATAGATTTGCTGATATAAAAATAAAATATGGACTTGACCCAGATTTAGAGGTTCATGCTAAGGATTTGTTTCATCCATCTTCAAGTAACCCTTTCGGAAAATTGGAAAGGGAACAAGTGCGTGAGTTCATCTTAGACATGGCTAAAGAGATATCTGGAATGAATCTAAAAATAATATCTGTGATAGTTGAGAAAGAATTAACTAAACTGAATAAGAAGAGCGTAGTTAGGAGGGCGGAAAAAGATATACTGAAAAAGGCATACGAGTTACTATTTGAGAGAATATTTAAGTTTGCAGACAAGAACCGCCATAACGATTGGATATTAATAGTTCATGACATAATTGACGTTATGGACGAGAAGGAAATGTCCAGAGGACAGAGGGAACTAATAGAGTTACTAAATGACGAGTTGAACCACGGCATTTATATAAAGGACATGCCTGCTAAGACCAGAGTATTCACACCGATACTTTTCACATCATCTAAAATGGACTGCTTACAGATATCTGATTTTGTGGGATATATATTAAGGAAGCATTACTTTGGAAACGATAATGAATTTAAGAGGATAGCGGACGAAGCTTTTAAAATCTTATTAAAAGCTTTTGACTCTAAAAGGCAGGTTTTGGACTACAAAGAAAATCCAGAAGAACTTGTGTTAGGATATGGTATAAAACGGTGGAAATTCTATATTTCAAAGTATGGTTAA
- a CDS encoding ATP/GTP-binding protein: MIYRAKVEGEGLAIINFDAKGYKVYDDHYNLVGAFAHNGKVYVNVDKGITYIYFVKDKPDTLPDDKDFLVHDFKVVKYEDCKNAKELQDFDGTLINGETNTATYLFTRKEIGPSFYLEVDYTYEGEGDNLIVGFLAESEPDSKANCNGQLLGGCDKYYAKGSYAVGFNPIYSRKLQTPNSPIKDSIVLVNPDGNCELLPININEVKGRHTLKIVLNYSSLTISLDRAELPPIYLASNSKPGHIYVVGNSGILTSKIRINSLILYDGKYLGVKEVQQVGFEKVRIKNFKGISEGSIDLGKVNVIIGANNAGKTSLLEALYLLASAEQKPAGFNDSIELLAYLHGIENNAQKSRFLFHFYNTQLPVEIEGGKRVVKITYDNNIIKRVLEGDKEVTKGEQRSLFINSLLLRKYISYIENNWETISNMTDVIKEVISDINEVNNEEYIPTITFEPFGGQNTFYLMRSDGKRVRLFDLGEGLQIFLTVRLLYEFLKPGLILWDDIESHLNPKLLGRIIAWFDDIPGQIVVTTHNLDVAEDIVETLGARCLAVDIKSGGKLIIREIEDLSKYLELGLDPRVIVRGETVG, translated from the coding sequence ATGATATATAGGGCTAAAGTAGAGGGCGAGGGACTAGCAATAATTAATTTTGATGCTAAAGGTTATAAAGTATATGATGACCACTATAATTTAGTTGGGGCTTTCGCACACAATGGAAAGGTTTACGTAAATGTCGATAAAGGCATAACATATATTTATTTTGTTAAAGATAAGCCTGACACTCTTCCTGATGATAAAGATTTTCTAGTCCATGACTTTAAAGTAGTAAAATATGAGGATTGTAAGAACGCAAAGGAGTTACAAGATTTTGACGGAACGCTAATTAACGGGGAAACTAATACTGCAACCTATTTGTTCACACGTAAGGAAATAGGACCGTCATTTTACTTAGAAGTTGATTACACCTATGAAGGAGAGGGGGATAACCTAATAGTAGGCTTTTTAGCGGAAAGTGAGCCCGATTCTAAAGCTAACTGTAACGGCCAACTCTTAGGTGGTTGCGATAAATATTACGCTAAGGGTAGCTACGCTGTGGGTTTTAACCCTATATACTCTCGAAAATTACAAACCCCTAATAGTCCTATAAAAGATAGTATCGTTTTAGTAAATCCTGATGGGAACTGCGAGCTGTTACCTATTAATATCAATGAGGTTAAAGGGAGACATACCTTAAAGATAGTCTTAAACTACAGCTCACTTACTATCTCTCTTGATAGAGCTGAGTTGCCTCCTATCTATCTTGCGTCAAACAGTAAGCCTGGTCACATATACGTGGTGGGTAATAGCGGTATTTTGACCTCTAAAATAAGAATAAATTCCTTAATCTTATATGATGGTAAATATTTAGGGGTAAAGGAGGTCCAACAGGTAGGGTTTGAGAAAGTCAGAATCAAAAACTTCAAGGGAATTTCAGAGGGAAGCATAGATTTAGGGAAAGTTAACGTCATCATAGGAGCTAATAATGCAGGGAAGACTAGCCTTCTCGAAGCCCTTTACTTGTTAGCCTCTGCAGAGCAAAAACCAGCAGGGTTTAACGACTCCATCGAGCTCCTAGCTTATCTTCACGGTATTGAAAATAACGCGCAAAAGAGTAGGTTCCTTTTCCACTTTTATAACACTCAACTTCCAGTAGAGATAGAGGGAGGAAAAAGGGTAGTTAAGATAACGTATGATAACAACATAATTAAAAGGGTTTTAGAAGGAGATAAGGAGGTCACGAAAGGCGAGCAGAGATCACTATTCATAAATTCGTTGTTACTAAGAAAGTATATCTCATACATTGAAAATAACTGGGAGACAATATCGAACATGACAGACGTAATAAAGGAAGTGATCTCAGACATTAATGAAGTGAACAACGAGGAGTACATACCAACAATAACTTTTGAGCCCTTTGGAGGACAAAACACCTTCTATTTGATGAGATCGGACGGTAAGAGAGTGAGGCTCTTTGACCTAGGAGAAGGACTGCAGATATTCTTGACAGTAAGGCTACTCTATGAGTTCTTGAAGCCTGGGCTAATACTATGGGACGATATAGAGAGCCATCTGAATCCAAAGCTGTTGGGAAGGATAATAGCTTGGTTTGATGATATACCCGGGCAGATTGTGGTCACTACGCATAACCTAGATGTGGCTGAGGACATTGTGGAAACTTTGGGTGCAAGGTGTCTGGCAGTCGACATAAAAAGTGGTGGTAAACTCATCATAAGAGAAATAGAAGACCTTTCAAAATACTTGGAGTTGGGCTTAGACCCAAGAGTGATCGTCAGAGGAGAGACAGTTGGCTAA
- a CDS encoding ATP-binding cassette domain-containing protein produces the protein MIELKEVKVYREKSLIIKEANMQISSKSLLLGPNGSGKTTLLRAICGIIDYEGSVLVDGQEVRGLKNYNELSCNLAQVYSLGVRLEDVISIYEEIKGIDVKLAKEMLKEVGISDLKKKVYNLSAGQSSLFYAILSLASDPKYVMIDEPFENVDYAKRKILINWFKEYGEAGLVVTHELDMLTIFNNYSTYLIFDGKVYGPIRVEDFLESSIINGEDPSALLVLEIKGRKFSLVKGKGEDKIRNLGNIDKLYLVV, from the coding sequence ATGATAGAGCTTAAAGAGGTAAAGGTCTACAGAGAGAAGAGCCTAATAATAAAGGAAGCTAACATGCAGATTTCATCTAAGAGCTTACTCTTAGGGCCTAATGGGAGCGGAAAGACTACACTACTTAGAGCTATATGCGGGATAATAGACTATGAGGGGAGTGTACTTGTGGACGGCCAAGAGGTTAGGGGGTTGAAAAATTATAATGAACTGTCTTGTAACTTAGCCCAAGTCTACTCTCTGGGAGTTAGGTTAGAGGACGTCATTTCAATTTACGAGGAGATAAAGGGAATTGACGTCAAATTGGCTAAAGAAATGCTTAAAGAGGTCGGGATAAGCGACCTTAAGAAAAAGGTTTACAATTTATCAGCAGGTCAGTCCTCACTCTTCTATGCTATATTATCACTGGCTTCAGACCCCAAGTACGTGATGATAGATGAGCCCTTTGAAAACGTGGATTACGCAAAGAGGAAGATCCTCATCAACTGGTTTAAGGAGTATGGAGAAGCTGGACTTGTGGTAACTCATGAGCTAGACATGTTAACCATATTCAACAACTATTCAACCTATTTAATATTTGATGGGAAGGTGTATGGACCAATAAGGGTAGAGGACTTCCTGGAGTCTTCAATAATCAATGGAGAAGATCCATCAGCTTTACTAGTCTTAGAGATTAAAGGTAGGAAATTCTCATTAGTTAAGGGAAAAGGTGAGGACAAGATAAGGAACTTGGGGAATATTGATAAACTATACTTAGTGGTATGA
- a CDS encoding ribbon-helix-helix domain-containing protein, with protein MGTTTVTIRIDKEVLKKIDELIAMGIFSSRNEALNTVIKVGLDEFKSWEDIIKKYEELKKRGVEVLIDKPLEEFLKERDRF; from the coding sequence ATGGGTACTACTACTGTGACCATAAGGATCGATAAAGAGGTGTTAAAGAAGATTGATGAACTCATAGCAATGGGTATATTTAGTTCAAGGAACGAAGCGCTGAATACTGTAATCAAGGTGGGACTTGACGAGTTTAAGTCTTGGGAGGATATAATAAAGAAGTATGAGGAGTTGAAGAAGAGAGGGGTAGAAGTCTTGATAGATAAGCCATTAGAGGAATTCCTTAAAGAAAGGGACAGGTTTTGA
- a CDS encoding helix-turn-helix domain-containing protein, which translates to MRSRFLPQYQSVRTVTVRLFPNGAQQRKLKKLAGASARLYNVVNYERR; encoded by the coding sequence ATGAGGAGCCGATTTCTCCCGCAATACCAGAGCGTCCGTACTGTAACTGTCAGATTGTTCCCTAATGGAGCACAACAGAGGAAATTGAAAAAATTAGCAGGCGCATCAGCGAGGTTATACAACGTAGTAAACTATGAGAGAAGATAA